The Papaver somniferum cultivar HN1 chromosome 3, ASM357369v1, whole genome shotgun sequence genome includes a region encoding these proteins:
- the LOC113362072 gene encoding 14 kDa proline-rich protein DC2.15-like, producing MTALASTVLIVSLNLLFFTLVTSCNTCTPSPNPTKPIRPPTYMPPKINPSPKFPVPSTKPVSCPRDTLKLAACADLLNGVVHLVVGTPLNTPCCSLIHGLVDLEAAVCLCTSLRAQVLGINLDVSVALSLILNTCGKKVPYGFQCA from the coding sequence ATGACGGCTTTAGCATCAACTGTCCTCATCGTCTCTCTAAACCTACTTttctttactttggtgacttctTGTAACACTTGCACACCATCACCAAACCCTACAAAACCTATTCGCCCGCCGACATATATGCCACCAAAAATCAATCCATCACCAAAGTTCCCAGTACCATCGACTAAGCCTGTTAGTTGCCCAAGAGATACTCTGAAATTGGCTGCTTGCGCTGATTTGTTAAATGGTGTTGTCCACCTTGTTGTTGGAACACCACTTAACACTCCTTGTTGTAGTCTCATTCATGGTTTAGTTGATCTTGAAGCTGCTGTTTGTTTATGCACTTCCCTTAGGGCTCAGGTTTTGGGAATTAACCTTGATGTTTCGGTCGCCCTCAGTTTAATTTTAAACACTTGTGGCAAGAAGGTTCCATATGGTTTCCAATGCGCGTAA